One region of Sulfuriroseicoccus oceanibius genomic DNA includes:
- a CDS encoding pirin family protein: MKTNTQSPIDIMRSEERGFADHGWLVARHSFSFADYYNPERMGFRSLRVINQDRIAPGAGFPRHPHRDMEIFSYLVAGQLQHADSMGNEKVITPGEVQMMSAGRGVLHSEFNPSQTEEAHLLQIWIEPNERGLTPSYTEWQPAEGADPRKVLLISPDGRDQSATIHQDASVYRVKLAAGESISHDLAAGRGAWLQVIHGELTLNGESLKPGDAASSESEGSLTISSAEGTEALLFDLA, translated from the coding sequence ATGAAAACGAACACCCAAAGCCCAATCGACATCATGCGCAGCGAAGAGCGCGGATTTGCCGACCACGGATGGCTCGTCGCACGGCACAGCTTTTCGTTTGCCGATTACTACAACCCGGAGCGCATGGGTTTCCGCAGCCTGCGCGTGATCAACCAAGACCGCATCGCGCCAGGTGCTGGGTTCCCGCGCCACCCGCACCGCGACATGGAGATCTTCTCATACCTCGTAGCCGGCCAGCTCCAGCACGCCGATTCCATGGGCAACGAAAAAGTCATCACCCCTGGAGAAGTGCAAATGATGAGTGCAGGCCGCGGCGTGCTCCATTCTGAGTTCAACCCAAGCCAGACCGAAGAAGCCCACCTGCTCCAAATTTGGATCGAGCCCAACGAACGCGGACTCACCCCGAGCTACACCGAATGGCAGCCCGCCGAGGGTGCCGACCCACGCAAGGTCTTGCTCATTTCCCCAGACGGACGCGACCAATCGGCCACGATCCATCAGGACGCCTCCGTCTACCGGGTCAAACTGGCAGCCGGTGAATCCATCAGTCACGACCTCGCCGCCGGCCGCGGAGCCTGGCTGCAAGTCATCCACGGCGAACTCACCCTCAACGGGGAATCGTTAAAACCTGGAGATGCCGCATCCAGCGAGAGCGAAGGATCGTTAACCATCTCGTCAGCCGAGGGCACCGAAGCTTTGCTATTCGACTTGGCGTAA